The Ascidiaceihabitans donghaensis genome includes the window GCCGACCTTGATATGTTGCAATTTGGAGGTCAGTGGACCGTCCTGCACTTTGATGGAATAGAATTCCAATTCTTCGTCCCATGCAGGCGACGCGATGGAATAGGCGCGCAGCAGCGGTTTTTGCTTGCCTGTTTCGGGGTGTGGATCCCCCATTAATCCGATCATCACAAATTCACCTGACCGAAAGCGCAAAGACGCCGGCCGTGTCACACGAAAGGAAAACAGACGGTCCGTCCAGTGGGTCACTGCTGTGACAGTTTGGGCGTCAGGAAGGGTCGGGGCCTTTGCGGCGGTCGCTGTGTTCACGGGTGTTTGCTCGGTCATGTCTATGTCAACGCAGATTTACACCTGCGCCTCCTTGGTAGCTAGAAAAATGTGGAACGGAAAGGGGACGTTTAGCCGCGCAATCGGGCCTGATAATCGTTCGCCGTCCAATCGCTGCGGAACTGCCATTGGGATTGCGGTTGTCGGGCGGCGAGGTCCTGAGTGATCTCAACCTCGTCAAAGCCCACGCGCCGCGCCATTGCGTATTGGTCTGCAATGACGTGGCCCCGCGCACGCAAACGTCCGGTGTAGCCTTTCAGCCGCAACATCCGCGCGATGGTAAAGCCGCGCCCGTCAGCAAAACTGGGAAAGTCCACACGCACCATTTCCAGGCTTGGAGTGATCTGGATGTCATCGGGGTTGATGTCGGATGGCACATCAAGAGCAACCACATCATTGGCCGTATCGCCAAATGCCGTGTAGCCCCGCGTCCAGGTTTCGGGGGCAAAACCTTCGTCTGTCACGATGATCGTCATTGTATATCTCCTGAGTGCGGCACGTTGTCTACCGCTGGGGTCCGCACCATTTTT containing:
- a CDS encoding DUF934 domain-containing protein — protein: MTIIVTDEGFAPETWTRGYTAFGDTANDVVALDVPSDINPDDIQITPSLEMVRVDFPSFADGRGFTIARMLRLKGYTGRLRARGHVIADQYAMARRVGFDEVEITQDLAARQPQSQWQFRSDWTANDYQARLRG